In one Lycium barbarum isolate Lr01 chromosome 7, ASM1917538v2, whole genome shotgun sequence genomic region, the following are encoded:
- the LOC132602382 gene encoding GCN5-related N-acetyltransferase 8-like: MSSTPNSPTSKGKTFSNKIFARLRVTIESDVPHIYKLRQRLAAHHNIGHLLKSTEASIASGIFNPKFNPVTALIVDVSPIFSPPPHFNIKTLGVKEINLNSSFKDDESDEFKVDHNGDIFIAGYILYYPCFSSFYEKPVFNFENLYVRECYRGKKLGKWMFSAMAFEATRTGISAINWYTSEWNKSAIEFYTNLGAKVCDDFRMLTLTGKGLKAFDDDSNI; the protein is encoded by the coding sequence ATGTCTTCAACCCCAAATTCTCCAACTTCTAAGGGAAAAACTTTTAGCAATAAAATATTTGCTAGACTTCGTGTAACCATTGAATCTGATGTTCCACACATCTACAAACTTAGGCAACGTTTAGCTGCTCATCACAACATTGGTCATCTACTAAAATCCACTGAGGCCTCTATTGCCTCGGGTATATTTAACCCCAAATTTAATCCTGTTACTGCACTCATAGTCGATGTTTCACCTATTTTTTCCCCTCCTCCTCATTTTAACATTAAGACCCTCGGAGTTAAGGAAATTAACCTTAATTCTTCGTTCAAAGACGATGAATCGGACGAGTTTAAAGTTGATCACAATGGTGATATTTTTATTGCTGGATACATATTGTATTATCCGTGTTTTTCGAGTTTTTACGAGAAACCTGTCTTTAATTTCGAGAACCTTTATGTAAGAGAGTGTTATAGAGGGAAAAAGTTGGGAAAATGGATGTTTTCCGCTATGGCATTTGAGGCTACAAGAACGGGGATTTCTGCTATTAATTGGTACACTTCAGAGTGGAATAAAAGTGCTATTGAGTTTTACACTAATTTGGGTGCTAAAGTTTGTGATGATTTTAGGATGTTGACTTTGACCGGTAAGGGTCTTAAAGCATTTGATGATGATAGTAATATTTAA